Proteins found in one Planctomycetes bacterium MalM25 genomic segment:
- the ulaE gene encoding L-ribulose-5-phosphate 3-epimerase UlaE gives MDPANLDAVSPYPTDLWPPTTGDSRMLLGYNTNGFAHHDPAEAMEVLAKIGYRAVGLTIDHGVLNPRDARLGDEAGKLRRLAKKLGLTLVVETGARYLLDPWEKHEPTLVSADPERRSSRGFFYEQAIDTAKEVGAECVSLWSGVVHDGAGAAEAWERLVGGMIPVLRRAEQCGVRVAFEPEPGMLVATLADWRELRERLLVAGAPIDALRLTIDVGHLHCNGETPLDEQITRHADDLVNVHLEDMREGVHEHLMFGEGEIDFPPVFAAFKAIGYTGPVCVELSRHSHAAPQVAQRAFDFLQRVGEDG, from the coding sequence ATGGATCCCGCAAACCTAGATGCGGTTTCCCCGTACCCTACTGACCTCTGGCCACCGACCACCGGCGACTCGCGCATGCTGCTCGGCTACAACACCAACGGCTTCGCCCACCACGACCCCGCCGAGGCGATGGAGGTGCTGGCGAAGATCGGCTACCGGGCGGTTGGGCTCACGATCGACCACGGCGTGCTCAACCCGCGCGACGCCCGGCTCGGCGACGAGGCGGGCAAACTCCGGCGGCTCGCGAAGAAGCTCGGCCTGACGCTCGTCGTTGAAACGGGCGCCCGGTACCTGCTGGACCCGTGGGAGAAGCACGAGCCGACGCTCGTGTCGGCTGACCCCGAGCGCCGCTCCTCGCGAGGCTTCTTCTACGAGCAGGCGATCGACACGGCCAAGGAGGTCGGGGCGGAGTGCGTCTCGCTCTGGTCGGGCGTCGTCCACGATGGCGCTGGCGCAGCGGAGGCTTGGGAGCGGCTCGTCGGCGGCATGATCCCGGTGCTCCGGCGGGCCGAGCAGTGCGGCGTGCGGGTCGCTTTCGAGCCGGAGCCCGGCATGCTGGTGGCAACCCTGGCCGACTGGCGCGAGCTGCGTGAAAGGCTGCTGGTCGCCGGCGCCCCGATCGACGCGCTGCGGCTCACGATCGACGTCGGCCACCTGCACTGCAACGGCGAGACGCCCCTCGACGAGCAGATCACCCGTCACGCCGATGACCTGGTGAACGTTCACCTTGAGGACATGCGCGAGGGCGTCCATGAGCACCTGATGTTCGGCGAGGGGGAGATCGACTTCCCGCCAGTCTTCGCGGCTTTTAAGGCGATCGGTTACACGGGCCCGGTCTGCGTCGAGCTCAGCCGGCACAGCCACGCCGCCCCGCAGGTAGCGCAGCGGGCGTTCGATTTCTTACAGCGGGTGGGGGAGGACGGCTGA
- a CDS encoding putative acetyltransferase — translation MASPNTTIRVAHESERRQSLELVLRPLAPEARGPLLDAVGAAEPQRLGPLDALLVAEQGGRIQAATWAQPAPGRAAALWAPEWSSKRPADAEGVESSLVAAATQACDAAHVGMAQALFESPSDPRYAALEANGFFRIAELEYLGRAAPHSLPEERPNMNAALVFEPYEPPQHERLKRLLKTTYVDSLDCPGLDGIRNLEDVLAGYRATGRHDPGHWFFAVEDGVDLGVLLMADHPDSAQAELVYMGVTPAARGRGLGRRLIDQALCAAIQMGADHLMVAVDRQNEPARRLYLKAGMAAWARRFVYVRARGGANPRCA, via the coding sequence ATGGCTTCTCCCAACACCACGATCCGAGTCGCCCACGAGTCGGAGCGCCGCCAGTCGCTGGAACTCGTGCTGCGTCCCCTCGCGCCCGAGGCACGGGGGCCGTTGCTCGACGCGGTCGGAGCAGCGGAGCCGCAGCGGCTGGGGCCATTGGATGCGCTGCTTGTCGCCGAGCAGGGTGGTCGAATCCAGGCGGCTACCTGGGCACAGCCCGCACCGGGCCGAGCCGCCGCCCTGTGGGCCCCCGAGTGGTCGTCTAAACGGCCGGCCGACGCGGAGGGCGTCGAGTCCTCCTTAGTCGCCGCAGCCACCCAAGCTTGCGACGCGGCTCACGTCGGGATGGCCCAGGCGTTGTTCGAGAGCCCGTCCGATCCACGTTACGCTGCGCTCGAGGCGAACGGGTTCTTTCGCATCGCCGAATTGGAGTATTTGGGCCGTGCGGCGCCACACAGCCTGCCGGAAGAGCGGCCGAATATGAACGCCGCCCTCGTCTTCGAACCGTACGAGCCACCTCAGCACGAACGGCTGAAACGCCTGCTGAAAACGACCTATGTCGACAGCCTCGACTGCCCAGGGCTCGATGGCATCCGCAATCTGGAAGACGTCCTGGCGGGCTACCGGGCCACGGGACGCCACGATCCGGGGCACTGGTTCTTCGCGGTCGAGGACGGGGTCGATCTCGGCGTCCTCCTGATGGCGGATCACCCCGATTCGGCACAGGCGGAGCTGGTGTATATGGGCGTCACCCCCGCCGCCCGGGGGAGGGGGCTGGGTAGGCGGCTTATCGATCAGGCGCTGTGCGCTGCGATTCAGATGGGGGCGGATCACCTCATGGTGGCCGTGGATCGCCAGAACGAGCCCGCACGTCGGCTCTACTTGAAAGCTGGCATGGCGGCCTGGGCGAGGCGATTCGTCTACGTTCGCGCCCGCGGCGGCGCGAATCCGCGATGCGCGTGA
- a CDS encoding fructoselysine 3-epimerase, with the protein MKLAFSSNAYLAYPVEETLRRIAAAGYSGVELLADVPHAWPAGLLDVQKDAILAALEATGLTISNINAFMMNAVADPRQPYWHPSWTDPDPHYRTIRREHTKRSLELAAYLGAPHISTEPGGPAFEGQSRAEAFRLFREELLPCVEVAESLGVGLLIEPEPELLIERFDEYLAFVEGLDSARVGLNFDVGHAYCVNEDPQDWVERMAPHTVHYHLEDIAATRVHQHLIPGHGAIDLAATLKAITATGYDGWLTVELYPYGDSPDAAASEALAHLQPLLADV; encoded by the coding sequence GTGAAGCTCGCTTTCAGTTCCAACGCCTACCTCGCCTACCCGGTCGAGGAGACCCTGCGCCGCATTGCGGCAGCGGGGTACTCGGGGGTCGAGCTGCTGGCCGACGTCCCACACGCGTGGCCCGCCGGGCTGCTCGACGTGCAGAAGGACGCGATCCTCGCGGCGCTCGAAGCGACCGGCCTAACGATCTCGAACATCAACGCCTTCATGATGAACGCGGTCGCCGACCCGCGGCAGCCGTACTGGCACCCGAGCTGGACCGACCCCGACCCGCACTACCGCACGATCCGCCGCGAGCACACGAAGCGGTCGCTCGAACTGGCCGCTTACCTCGGCGCGCCGCACATCAGCACGGAGCCGGGCGGACCCGCGTTCGAGGGGCAGTCGCGTGCGGAGGCGTTCCGGCTGTTCCGGGAGGAACTGCTCCCCTGTGTTGAGGTGGCGGAATCCCTGGGGGTTGGCCTTCTAATCGAACCCGAGCCCGAACTGCTGATCGAGCGGTTCGACGAGTACCTCGCGTTCGTGGAAGGGCTCGACTCGGCGCGAGTTGGCCTTAACTTCGACGTTGGGCACGCCTACTGCGTGAACGAGGACCCGCAGGACTGGGTCGAACGGATGGCGCCGCACACGGTGCATTACCACCTCGAGGACATCGCGGCGACGCGCGTCCACCAGCACCTGATCCCGGGCCACGGCGCGATCGACCTGGCCGCTACCCTCAAGGCGATCACCGCCACGGGCTACGACGGCTGGCTCACCGTCGAGTTGTACCCGTACGGCGACAGCCCCGACGCCGCCGCCTCCGAGGCGCTCGCGCACCTCCAGCCGCTGCTGGCCGATGTTTGA
- a CDS encoding Type I phosphodiesterase / nucleotide pyrophosphatase, giving the protein MPDQVALVSIPGLRERDLAHMPRLRRLTESGDRAPLVPSTPAVTCPVQVNMTTGLPPAEHGVVANGFYWRDGRGEHEGVEMWTAWNDAVERPQIWDRLKEHNPALQSAVWFPLLAKGCGADFICTPAPIHNPDGSESLWCYTKPEPLYGELRDALGHFPLQHFWGPMANIEGSRWIVSSLLQLLEHERPAFMYVYLPHLDYAAQKHGPDSPEAVKACEELDFEIGRFAEGAERSQDAEPLWLFASEYAIAPVSHVSYPNRRLRDAGLLAVRTDEEGRERIDFAASRAWCLVDHQHGHVFVRDRDQSVVAQAKALFEGVEGIAEVWDAEEQAKQGVGHERSGDLVLISEPHSWQAYYWWNDDALAPRYARGVDIHNKPGYDPCEQYWDPAAAKEHGGGVPLDATRVKGSHGAPARTDAQRGVVLSSRKGTFIEQPAADVDLCEIVLRQFGA; this is encoded by the coding sequence ATGCCCGACCAAGTCGCCCTCGTTTCGATCCCCGGCCTCCGCGAACGCGACCTGGCGCATATGCCGCGTCTGCGCCGCCTTACCGAATCGGGCGACCGCGCCCCCCTCGTGCCGAGCACGCCGGCAGTGACCTGTCCGGTGCAGGTCAACATGACGACCGGCCTCCCCCCAGCCGAGCACGGCGTGGTTGCTAACGGTTTCTACTGGCGTGACGGCCGGGGCGAGCACGAGGGGGTCGAGATGTGGACCGCTTGGAACGACGCCGTCGAGCGACCGCAGATTTGGGATCGCCTGAAGGAGCACAACCCGGCGCTCCAGTCGGCCGTCTGGTTCCCGCTGTTGGCGAAGGGATGCGGGGCCGACTTCATCTGCACCCCCGCCCCGATCCACAACCCGGACGGGAGCGAGTCGCTCTGGTGCTACACGAAGCCCGAGCCGCTGTACGGCGAGCTTCGCGACGCGTTGGGGCACTTCCCCCTTCAGCACTTCTGGGGCCCGATGGCCAACATTGAGGGGAGCCGCTGGATTGTTTCGTCGCTGCTGCAGCTGCTCGAGCACGAGCGGCCGGCGTTTATGTATGTTTACCTGCCTCACCTCGACTACGCCGCGCAGAAACACGGTCCCGATTCGCCCGAGGCGGTGAAAGCGTGCGAGGAACTGGACTTCGAGATCGGCCGTTTCGCCGAGGGGGCCGAGCGTTCTCAAGATGCCGAACCTCTGTGGCTGTTCGCCTCGGAGTACGCGATTGCACCGGTTTCGCATGTGAGCTACCCGAACCGGCGGCTGCGCGACGCGGGCTTGTTGGCGGTGCGGACCGATGAAGAGGGACGCGAGCGGATCGACTTCGCCGCGAGCCGGGCGTGGTGCCTCGTGGACCATCAGCACGGGCACGTCTTTGTGCGAGACCGTGACCAGAGCGTCGTCGCGCAAGCGAAGGCCTTGTTCGAGGGCGTCGAGGGGATCGCCGAGGTCTGGGACGCCGAGGAACAAGCCAAGCAAGGGGTTGGTCATGAACGGAGCGGCGACCTGGTGCTGATCTCCGAGCCACACAGCTGGCAGGCGTACTACTGGTGGAACGACGACGCCCTCGCCCCGCGCTACGCACGCGGTGTCGATATCCACAACAAGCCGGGTTACGACCCTTGCGAGCAGTACTGGGACCCCGCCGCCGCAAAGGAGCACGGCGGGGGCGTGCCGCTCGACGCGACGCGCGTCAAAGGCTCGCACGGCGCCCCGGCCCGGACCGACGCCCAACGCGGGGTCGTGCTGTCCAGCCGCAAGGGGACGTTCATCGAGCAGCCGGCGGCCGACGTCGATCTCTGCGAAATCGTGCTACGGCAGTTCGGGGCGTGA
- the dnaA_2 gene encoding Chromosomal replication initiator protein DnaA — translation MRGWVVGESNAAATRLCQRLVRGEPGPSPVLLWGPSGVGKTQLLKGVADGYRARKKRVLAITAEQFLRGFVEAARGGGFPSFRQKYQGVDLLQIDDVQLLLGKARTLEELRQTIDSLIEAGAQIVLTADRGPNELRELGPEISSRLAGGLSVEVAMPNVEMRQQLALDAAERIDLQLSKEAARALACRLIGGGREISGAINRMALLHETFDTPLDQRLATKVADETNRLSTPPVRMSDIQRAVCGVFGVDSKTLRSDKRTKSVTEPRMLAMFLARKLTGNPWSEIGEFFGRRSHSTVIAAHRRVETLLASDEPTRLVAGELGETIRRVEAALRSA, via the coding sequence ATGCGGGGCTGGGTGGTTGGCGAAAGCAACGCCGCAGCTACCCGCCTCTGCCAACGCCTCGTGCGCGGTGAACCGGGGCCCTCGCCGGTGCTGCTGTGGGGTCCCTCCGGTGTGGGTAAGACTCAGCTGCTTAAGGGCGTGGCCGACGGCTACCGCGCTCGTAAGAAGCGGGTCCTGGCCATCACCGCAGAGCAGTTCCTGCGGGGCTTCGTCGAAGCGGCGCGTGGGGGCGGGTTCCCCAGCTTCCGGCAGAAGTATCAGGGGGTCGATCTGCTTCAGATCGACGATGTTCAGCTGCTGCTCGGGAAAGCGCGAACCCTCGAGGAGCTTCGCCAGACGATCGACTCCCTAATCGAAGCGGGAGCTCAGATTGTGCTGACCGCCGATCGTGGCCCGAACGAACTCCGTGAGCTCGGCCCCGAGATCAGCTCGCGTTTGGCCGGTGGGCTCTCGGTCGAAGTCGCGATGCCCAATGTCGAGATGCGTCAGCAACTGGCCCTCGACGCCGCGGAGCGCATCGACCTGCAACTGAGCAAAGAGGCCGCCCGCGCCCTCGCCTGCCGGCTCATCGGCGGGGGACGCGAGATCTCCGGTGCGATCAACCGGATGGCCCTCCTGCACGAGACCTTCGACACCCCGCTCGACCAACGCCTCGCCACGAAAGTGGCAGACGAAACCAACCGGCTCTCCACTCCGCCCGTGAGGATGAGTGACATCCAGCGGGCGGTGTGCGGCGTGTTTGGCGTCGACTCCAAGACCCTGCGCTCGGACAAACGGACCAAGTCGGTCACCGAGCCGCGAATGCTCGCGATGTTCCTCGCCCGAAAGCTGACGGGCAACCCCTGGAGCGAGATCGGCGAGTTCTTCGGTCGCAGGAGCCACAGCACGGTGATCGCCGCCCACCGCCGAGTCGAAACGCTGCTCGCCTCGGACGAGCCGACCCGCTTGGTCGCCGGCGAACTGGGCGAGACGATCCGCCGCGTCGAGGCGGCGCTCCGTAGCGCCTGA
- a CDS encoding prenyltransferase has translation MFEKALAYARLLRLSNGPTALADVWMGYAVVSGSLAPSWPLLLASLASLALYHGGMALNDANDAEKDTAENRGRPIAEGLITPSVATWVARSLLFSGLGLGIAASASAGSFSGQNVTLLLAIAIVLYNSRLKSTLAGPPLMGACRGLNIMLGMAVAGGTTIGTAGDGVPVGQFLYITGVTLYARDEAGTPKRSLLAAGAAMALVGIAWLATCSSLSDAVSAKPIATIGFWIAVALMATRGMAAAILQPTPRNLGRGVGIAIQGLVILDATLAALYAGPMAGLAILALLPVTMLLARWIPQT, from the coding sequence ATGTTTGAAAAGGCCCTGGCGTACGCGCGGCTTCTGCGGCTCTCCAACGGGCCGACGGCGCTCGCTGACGTGTGGATGGGCTACGCGGTCGTGAGTGGTTCGCTGGCGCCAAGTTGGCCTTTGCTGCTAGCGAGCCTCGCTTCGCTTGCCCTCTATCATGGCGGGATGGCGTTGAACGACGCCAACGATGCGGAGAAGGACACCGCGGAGAACCGAGGGCGGCCGATTGCTGAGGGGCTGATCACGCCAAGCGTGGCGACATGGGTCGCGCGGAGCCTCTTGTTCTCGGGACTCGGCCTTGGGATTGCAGCCAGCGCCTCTGCGGGGTCGTTCTCGGGTCAGAACGTAACGTTGCTACTCGCGATAGCGATCGTTCTATACAACTCACGCTTGAAATCAACGCTAGCCGGCCCGCCGCTTATGGGGGCGTGTCGAGGCTTGAACATCATGCTCGGAATGGCGGTTGCGGGGGGAACGACCATCGGAACTGCCGGGGACGGCGTCCCGGTCGGTCAGTTTCTCTATATCACCGGCGTCACCCTCTACGCGCGTGACGAGGCCGGGACGCCGAAGCGATCGCTGCTCGCTGCGGGCGCCGCCATGGCGCTCGTTGGGATTGCCTGGCTCGCGACTTGCTCGTCCCTGTCAGACGCGGTGAGTGCCAAGCCCATCGCAACAATCGGTTTCTGGATCGCGGTCGCCCTCATGGCGACCCGCGGCATGGCCGCCGCCATCCTCCAGCCCACCCCCCGCAACCTCGGCCGCGGTGTGGGGATCGCCATTCAGGGGCTGGTGATCCTCGACGCCACGCTCGCCGCCCTCTACGCCGGCCCGATGGCGGGGCTCGCGATTCTCGCGCTGCTGCCGGTTACGATGTTGCTAGCCAGATGGATCCCGCAAACCTAG
- the sglT_5 gene encoding Sodium/glucose cotransporter translates to MQTLEALDWAVIGGYFALLVGLSLWVARKKNDTSEDYFLAGHSLSWFVVGASIFASNIGSEHLVGLAGSGATDGVAYAHYELHAWCLLVLGWVLVPFYTRSRVFTMPEFLEKRYSAAARYTLSVISLVAYVVTKIAVGIYAGGKVFEAILPEVSLGPLDGFWCGSLLVLVFTGAYTVIGGFRAVAYTETLQTIVLVLGSALVTYYGLQALGGWGELREALGPEAFNLWRPLVPEGLAMEWAPVEEVNEAGELTRQAWYFNGDFPWFGMLFCAPIIGLWYWCTDQYIVQRALGAENETEARRGTIFAAFLKLLPVFIFIVPGMICFALAKTGQFEQLNALIDTDGEVVRDKAQSAFPLMVQTVLPVGIRGLVVAGLLSALMSSLAGVFNACSTLVTIDLYKKRFPQASETRLVQIGRWATLAAVAIGLLWIPIIRGADGLYHFLQSVQGYLAPPIFVAFFLGIFWKRANAAGCLAALLVGCALGLFRLGIDTAPKVAPETFDYAPGGFLWICSKIYFQYFSLLITAISAAAMIVVSLATRAPDDEQISGLTYGSLTEEHKAESRASWGATDVVTSGIVLVLIAAAYVYFSG, encoded by the coding sequence GTGCAGACTCTCGAAGCGCTCGACTGGGCCGTTATCGGCGGCTACTTCGCCCTCTTGGTCGGTCTCTCACTGTGGGTCGCCCGTAAGAAGAACGACACCTCGGAAGATTACTTCCTGGCGGGTCACAGCCTGAGCTGGTTTGTTGTCGGGGCCTCGATCTTCGCGTCGAACATCGGTTCGGAGCACCTCGTCGGCCTGGCGGGCAGTGGCGCGACTGATGGCGTGGCGTACGCCCACTACGAATTACACGCCTGGTGCCTCTTGGTGCTCGGCTGGGTGCTCGTGCCGTTCTACACCCGCAGCCGCGTGTTCACGATGCCCGAGTTCCTCGAGAAGAGGTACTCAGCCGCCGCCCGGTACACGCTGAGCGTTATCTCACTCGTGGCCTATGTGGTCACGAAGATCGCGGTCGGCATCTACGCCGGCGGAAAAGTCTTCGAGGCTATTTTGCCGGAGGTCTCGCTCGGGCCGCTCGACGGTTTTTGGTGCGGATCGCTACTGGTGCTGGTATTCACCGGGGCTTACACCGTGATCGGCGGCTTCCGCGCCGTCGCCTACACCGAGACGCTGCAAACCATCGTGCTCGTGCTCGGCTCGGCGCTGGTGACCTACTACGGCCTACAGGCCCTCGGGGGCTGGGGTGAACTGCGCGAAGCCCTCGGCCCCGAAGCGTTCAACCTCTGGAGGCCGCTCGTTCCCGAGGGGCTCGCCATGGAATGGGCGCCCGTTGAAGAGGTCAACGAGGCGGGTGAGCTCACCCGCCAGGCGTGGTACTTCAACGGGGACTTCCCCTGGTTCGGCATGCTCTTTTGCGCGCCGATCATCGGGCTCTGGTACTGGTGCACCGACCAGTACATCGTGCAACGCGCGCTGGGCGCCGAGAACGAGACCGAGGCCCGCCGTGGCACGATCTTCGCCGCCTTCCTCAAGCTGCTGCCGGTCTTCATCTTCATCGTGCCCGGCATGATCTGCTTCGCCCTGGCGAAGACGGGCCAGTTCGAGCAACTCAACGCCCTGATCGACACCGACGGCGAGGTCGTCCGCGACAAGGCGCAGTCCGCGTTCCCGCTGATGGTGCAGACGGTGCTGCCCGTCGGCATCCGCGGCCTGGTCGTCGCGGGCCTGCTGTCAGCGCTCATGAGCTCACTGGCGGGGGTCTTCAATGCGTGCAGCACGCTGGTGACGATCGACCTTTATAAGAAGCGTTTCCCGCAGGCGTCGGAGACGCGGCTCGTGCAGATCGGCCGCTGGGCGACGCTCGCCGCCGTGGCGATCGGCCTGCTGTGGATCCCGATCATCCGCGGCGCCGACGGCCTCTATCACTTCCTACAAAGCGTGCAGGGCTACCTGGCGCCGCCGATCTTCGTCGCGTTCTTCCTCGGGATCTTCTGGAAGCGGGCCAACGCGGCGGGTTGCTTGGCGGCCCTGTTGGTCGGCTGCGCGCTCGGCCTCTTCCGCCTGGGAATCGATACCGCACCGAAGGTCGCCCCGGAGACCTTCGACTACGCCCCCGGTGGGTTCCTGTGGATCTGTAGCAAGATCTACTTCCAGTACTTCAGCCTGCTGATTACGGCGATCAGCGCCGCCGCGATGATTGTCGTGAGCCTCGCCACACGCGCCCCTGACGACGAACAGATCAGCGGTCTGACGTACGGTTCCCTGACCGAGGAGCACAAGGCGGAGAGCCGCGCGAGCTGGGGGGCGACCGATGTGGTGACGTCAGGCATCGTCCTCGTGTTAATCGCGGCCGCGTACGTTTACTTTAGCGGCTAG